Proteins from one Malaya genurostris strain Urasoe2022 chromosome 2, Malgen_1.1, whole genome shotgun sequence genomic window:
- the LOC131432789 gene encoding uncharacterized protein LOC131432789: MLLSSSPMDNNNKSTRRFGFLMFDNDAAISKSSMKQVHVSHILVAGTFFGNGVMLSQRMALSALASEMLTVRSNDRIVCELVFNIAKLLFFDLMNGRSTYLRSFMDKLIRINTWSSRWSTHISSWR; the protein is encoded by the exons ATGCTTTTAAGCTCTTCACCCATGGATAACAACAATAAATCTACCCGACGCTTCGGGTTCTTGATGTTCGACAATGATGCTGCTATCTCGAAATCCTCGATGAAACAAGTCCACGTCTCCCACATCTTGGTGGCTGGGACGTTTTTCGGAAACGGTGTAATGCTATCCCAACGGATGGCACTTTCCGCATTAGCATCAGAAATG TTGACAGTCAGGAGCAATGACCGAATAGTGTGCGAATTGGTGTTCAACATCGCCAAACTGCTCTTCTTCGACTTGATGAACGGAAGGAGCACGTACCTACGTTCCTTCATGGATAAGCTTATCCGAATCAACACCTGGAGTAGCAGATGGAGCACGCACATATCTTCCTGGAGATGA
- the LOC131432206 gene encoding nose resistant to fluoxetine protein 6-like has translation MQSLQMVTIVVSVVVVLVCRAVPGFGQTHSDDAISDEVSGVQTIIDSIGSLLLNSALKNSTKCDVQLQAALVNSSSWAFPMLDAWGKIPSGIFEGNFYDLGSFEECRKFSYDTNNETLGEIRGQYCLLSIPFNLDSNRAVKNGAPIDVRGFPSNSNKPALRIGTCFPDTCDGEYLSAWVKNVTATMNFTSDLKITCTESVPDMGAKEIVAIVIFSLIACLIVLSTAYEVFALANNREPNPSLAMGSLYTSGIKLFQMAKRPPAAAQQKSELIDCLNGIRVLSMVWIIFCHNYLMLIASPLDNAIAIYDWIKSYHSMLVAAATVSVDSFFVLSGMLVCWSIMKELEKKRKLNLPLMYVHRYLRLTPALAALVLLSATLLKYFGSGPFWSGSAVATLSDPCEKYWWSALLYVQNYVNPTEICLGHTWYLSVDMQLYVLSPLIIYPLWRWGRKILIAIVILILLSMGCVFATYRVNDLRLAYVAAGQKANRMALTYYPTHIRMAAWLVGVILGYVLHQTKARRVRIGKIVVFVGWLASGVAMAAILFGDYPLQQPDTYSKHPATVDAIYESTNRVIWACCISWIVFACVNGYGGPVNSFLSLSAWQPLGRLSYSMYLLHFPTQVMMTGTLKSTAHFNDIDAVHKFWGDFGFTVTLATVWCLLFESPIVGLEKLLFGTRRKPSDSKALVKEQHSREIVPRSTTI, from the exons ATGCAGTCTCTCCAGATGGTAACGATAGTGGTTTCGGTGGTCGTAGTGTTGGTTTGCCGTGCGGTACCGGGTTTCGGTCAGACGCATTCGGATGACGCAATTTCGGATGAAGTGTCGGGTGTGCAAACCATTATCGACAGTATCGGAAGTTTACTACTAAACTCAGCACTGAAAAATTCGACGAAATGTGATGTGCAACTGCAGGCAGCCCTAGTAAATAGCAGTTCGTGGGCTTTTCCGA TGTTGGACGCCTGGGGTAAGATTCCGTCGGGAATTTTCGAGGGCAATTTCTACGATCTTGGCAGTTTCGAAGAATGCAGAAAATTTTCCTACGACACTAACAACGAGACACTAGGCGAAATACGCGGCCAGTACTGCCTTCTGTCGATTCCGTTCAATCTTGATAGCAACCGTGCGGTAAAAAATGGTGCTCCCATCGATGTTCGAGGTTTCCCTAGCAACTCGAA caAGCCGGCTTTGAGAATAGGCACGTGTTTTCCGGATACCTGTGATGGCGAATATCTGTCTGCGTGGGTGAAGAATGTTACGGCTACTATGAATTTCACTTCAGATTTGAAGATCACATGTACGGAATCGGTGCCAGATATGGGCGCAAAGGAAATTGTTGCTAT CGTGATTTTCAGTCTCATCGCCTGTTTGATAGTGCTGAGTACCGCGTACGAAGTGTTCGCTCTGGCAAATAATCGTGAACCTAATCCGTCGCTGGCAATGGGTTCCCTCTACACGAGCGGAATCAAACTATTTCAGATGGCGAAACGTCCTCCGGCTGCGGCACAGCAAAAATCCGAATTGATTGACTGTCTGAACGGAATCCGCGTACTTTCGATGGTGTGGATTATTTTCTGCCACAATTATTTGATGTTGATTGCTTCACCGCTGGACAACGCGATTGCCATTTACGAT TGGATTAAATCCTACCACAGCATGTTGGTGGCGGCGGCTACGGTGTCCGTGGATTCTTTTTTCGTGCTGAGCGGAATGCTCGTCTGCTGGAGTATCATGAAAGAGTTGGAGAAGAAGCGGAAGCTAAACCTCCCACTGATGTACGTTCACCGGTATCTGCGCCTGACGCCGGCCCTGGCAGCACTGGTGCTGCTTTCTGCTACCCTTCTGAAGTATTTCGGATCGGGACCGTTCTGGAGTGGGTCAGCAGTGGCAACATTAAGTGACCCGTGCGAAAAGTACTGGTGGTCAGCACTGTTGTACGTGCAGAACTACGTTAATCCGACGGAGATCTGTCTGGGTCACACTTGGTACCTGTCGGTGGACATGCAGCTTTACGTCCTGTCACCGTTGATTATTTACCCTTTGTGGCGATGGGGTCGCAAAATTCTGATCGCAATCGtcattctgattctactgtccATGGGATGCGTTTTTGCAACGTACCGAGTAAACGATCTTCGGCTAGCCTACGTAGCTGCCGGTCAGAAGGCAAATCGGATGGCTCTCACGTACTATCCGACCCACATCCGAATGGCAGCCTGGTTGGTTGGGGTCATTCTTGGCTACGTGTTGCATCAAACGAAGGCTCGTCGGGTACGGATTGGGAAGATTGTTGTGTTTGTCGGGTGGCTCGCTTCGGGTGTGGCTATGGCTGCTATCCTTTTTGGTGATTATCCTCTTCAGCAACCGGATACCTACTCGAAACATCCGGCCACCGTCGATGCCATCTACGAGTCAACCAATCGGGTCATTTGGGCCTGTTGTATCAGCTGGATCGTGTTTGCGTGCGTCAACGGGTACGGAGGACCCGTCAATAGCTTCCTAAGTTTGTCGGCTTGGCAACCGCTGGGCCGACTTTCGTACAGTATGTATTTGCTGCACTTTCCAACGCAAGTCATGATGACCGGAACGCTGAAAAGCACGGCCCACTTCAATGACATTGATGCAGTTCACAAATTCTGGGGTGACTTTGGTTTCACTGTTACCCTGGCGACGGTGTGGTGTTTGTTGTTCGAGTCCCCAATTGTTGGACTGGAAAAGTTACTGTTTGGAACGC GAAGGAAACCCAGTGATTCGAAAGCATTAGTGAAGGAACAGCATTCCAGAGAAATCGTTCCACGTTCGACGACAATTTGA